Proteins from a single region of Amycolatopsis sp. CA-230715:
- a CDS encoding DegT/DnrJ/EryC1/StrS family aminotransferase, producing MKPLLGQEEADAAAAAVLSGWVAQGPRVAEFERAFAARIGAAHGIAVSSCTTGLHLMLHSLGVGRGDEVVVPSFSFIATANAVRYCGAEPVFADVDEVTGNLTPSTVHKVLSPRTKAVLAVHQGGVPADITALRETCGEIPVLEDAACAAGSTLDGSPVGAGAPMAAWSFHPRKLLTTGEGGMITTDDTELAARLRRLREHGMSVSAAERHVTGKPMLEAYTETAFNYRMTDIQAAVGLVQLGRLDGIVAQRRQLAARYHELLAPLEVVPVTDPPHGTTNYQSFWVLLPEGGPTQVEVLGALAGAGISARRGIMAAHLEPAYEGHPHGPLPVTESLTTRSVILPLHHALTEDDQRRIAKVLGEALTRSPS from the coding sequence ATGAAGCCCTTGCTGGGGCAGGAAGAAGCGGACGCGGCGGCGGCCGCGGTGCTGTCCGGGTGGGTCGCGCAAGGGCCGAGGGTGGCCGAGTTCGAGCGGGCGTTCGCGGCGCGGATCGGCGCGGCGCACGGGATCGCGGTGTCCTCGTGCACCACGGGCCTGCACCTCATGCTGCACTCGCTCGGCGTCGGCCGCGGCGACGAGGTGGTGGTGCCGTCGTTCTCGTTCATCGCCACCGCGAACGCGGTCCGGTACTGCGGGGCGGAACCGGTGTTCGCCGACGTCGACGAGGTGACCGGGAACCTCACGCCCTCGACCGTCCACAAGGTACTTTCGCCGCGCACGAAGGCCGTGCTCGCCGTGCACCAGGGCGGGGTGCCCGCCGATATCACCGCCCTGCGCGAAACCTGCGGCGAAATCCCGGTTCTCGAAGACGCCGCGTGCGCGGCCGGGTCCACTCTGGACGGTTCACCGGTCGGCGCGGGCGCACCGATGGCGGCCTGGTCGTTCCACCCGCGCAAGCTGCTCACCACCGGCGAGGGCGGGATGATCACCACCGACGACACCGAACTCGCGGCACGCCTGCGCCGCCTGCGCGAGCACGGGATGAGCGTGTCGGCCGCCGAGCGCCACGTGACGGGCAAGCCCATGCTCGAGGCGTACACGGAGACCGCGTTCAACTACCGGATGACCGACATCCAGGCGGCGGTGGGCCTCGTCCAGCTCGGCCGCCTCGACGGGATCGTCGCGCAGCGCAGGCAGCTCGCCGCCCGCTACCACGAACTGCTGGCACCGCTCGAAGTCGTCCCGGTGACCGATCCGCCGCACGGCACCACGAACTACCAGTCGTTCTGGGTGCTGCTCCCCGAAGGCGGGCCCACCCAGGTCGAAGTGCTCGGCGCGCTGGCCGGCGCGGGGATCTCGGCACGCCGCGGCATCATGGCGGCCCATCTCGAACCGGCCTACGAAGGACATCCACACGGACCGCTGCCGGTCACCGAATCGCTCACCACCCGATCGGTCATCCTGCCTTTGCACCATGCGCTGACCGAGGACGACCAGCGACGAATCGCGAAGGTGCTCGGAGAAGCACTCACCCGTTCGCCGAGCTGA
- a CDS encoding NAD-dependent epimerase/dehydratase family protein, producing MSVSSAQPLDGQRILVTGGAGTIGSAIVDQLAAAGAAEIVVLDNLVRGRRANLAEAASALGGKLRLVEGDINDAGLVHELAARKDVVFHLAALRITQCAEQPRLALESLVDGTFTVLEAAVAAGVKKVVASSSASVYGLAETFPTDERHHPYNNDTFYGAAKTFNEGMLRSFHAMYGLDYVALRYFNVYGPRMDVHGLYTEVLIRWMERIARGEAPLIFGDGAQTMDFVHVHDIARANLLAARAPVTDKVYNIATSTETSLAELASSLLSAMDSDLVPEHGPERAVNGVTRRLADISAAARDLGWKPEIGLDDGLRGLVAWWRENREP from the coding sequence GTGAGCGTGAGTTCCGCACAACCTCTTGACGGCCAGCGGATCCTGGTCACCGGCGGCGCCGGGACCATCGGCTCGGCGATCGTCGACCAGCTCGCCGCGGCGGGCGCGGCCGAGATCGTGGTGCTGGACAACCTCGTCCGCGGCCGCCGCGCGAACCTCGCCGAGGCCGCGTCCGCGCTGGGCGGGAAGCTCCGGCTCGTCGAAGGCGACATCAACGACGCCGGGCTCGTGCACGAGCTGGCCGCGCGCAAGGACGTCGTCTTCCACCTCGCCGCGCTGCGCATCACGCAGTGCGCCGAACAGCCGCGGCTCGCACTGGAGTCCCTTGTGGACGGAACGTTCACGGTGCTGGAAGCCGCCGTCGCGGCGGGGGTGAAGAAAGTCGTCGCGTCCTCCTCGGCGTCGGTCTACGGGCTCGCCGAGACCTTCCCCACCGACGAGCGGCACCACCCGTACAACAACGACACGTTCTACGGGGCCGCGAAAACCTTCAACGAAGGCATGTTGCGCAGCTTCCACGCGATGTACGGGCTCGACTACGTCGCACTGCGGTACTTCAACGTGTACGGCCCGCGGATGGACGTGCACGGCCTCTACACCGAGGTGCTGATCCGCTGGATGGAACGGATCGCGCGCGGCGAGGCGCCGCTCATCTTCGGCGACGGCGCGCAGACGATGGACTTCGTGCACGTCCACGACATCGCGCGGGCGAACCTCCTGGCGGCGCGGGCGCCGGTCACCGACAAGGTGTACAACATCGCGACGTCCACCGAGACCAGTCTCGCCGAACTGGCGTCGAGCCTGCTGTCCGCGATGGACTCCGATCTCGTCCCCGAGCACGGGCCCGAGCGCGCGGTCAACGGCGTCACCCGCAGGCTCGCGGACATCTCGGCCGCGGCCCGCGATCTCGGGTGGAAGCCGGAAATCGGCCTCGACGACGGCCTTCGCGGGCTGGTCGCCTGGTGGCGGGAGAACCGCGAACCGTGA